A stretch of Ranitomeya variabilis isolate aRanVar5 chromosome 3, aRanVar5.hap1, whole genome shotgun sequence DNA encodes these proteins:
- the GJA3 gene encoding gap junction alpha-3 protein — protein MGDWSFLGRLLENAQEHSTVIGKVWLTVLFIFRILVLGAAAEEVWGDEQSDFTCNTQQPGCENVCYDRAFPISHIRFWVLQIIFVSTPTLIYLGHVLHIVRMEEKKKEKEEDLKKVIKGNQETELLLRKGVEKKEKTKPPIRDERGKIRIGGALLRTYVFNIIFKTLFEIGFIVGQYFLYGYELKPLYRCNRWPCPNTVDCFISRPTEKTIFIIFMLVVACVSLLLNMLEIYHLGWKKLKQGMTNRYVPDPACNKADPSSPLPRTAATSMAFPPYYTDAAAAPPTGQHVYARSPLSDFKIASLAEEAVDPSYFSGHLDQHALATEQNWANLAVERERKPGSSSTSACSATTSAPSSVRNEGGSDEVVTLVVERSGSNTRSEVDDIPATTTTVEMHQPPALIDTRRLSRASKSSSRARSDDLAV, from the coding sequence ATGGGTGACTGGAGTTTCCTGGGAAGACTATTAGAAAACGCTCAAGAACACTCTACTGTCATCGGAAAGGTCTGGTTGACCGTATTGTTTATCTTCCGGATTTTGGTATTAGGAGCAGCAGCTGAAGAAGTGTGGGGGGATGAACAGTCTGACTTTACTTGTAACACCCAACAACCAGGTTGTGAGAATGTCTGCTATGACAGAGCCTTCCCTATTTCTCATATTAGATTCTGGGTTCTCCAGATTATCTTTGTTTCCACCCCCACACTCATTTATCTGGGCCATGTCCTGCACATTGTGCGGatggaagaaaagaaaaaagagaaagaggAGGATCTAAAAAAGGTTATAAAAGGCAATCAAGAGACGGAACTTCTCCTTAGGAAGGGAGTTGAgaagaaggaaaaaacaaaacccCCTATTAGAGATGAAAGGGGGAAAATCAGAATAGGAGGTGCCCTCCTCCGCACCTACGTCTTCAATATTATTTTCAAGACTCTATTTGAGATTGGCTTCATTGTGGGACAATACTTCCTGTATGGTTATGAACTTAAGCCGCTTTATCGTTGCAACCGTTGGCCTTGCCCCAACACTGTGGATTGCTTCATTTCCAGGCCGACAGAAAAGACCATTTTCATCATATTTATGCTTGTAGTGGCTTGCGTGTCTCTTTTGCTGAATATGTTAGAGATATATCACTTGGGGTGGAAGAAACTCAAGCAAGGTATGACTAACCGTTATGTCCCTGACCCTGCTTGCAATAAAGCAGATCCTTCTAGCCCACTACCGCGAACTGCCGCAACAAGCATGGCTTTTCCACCATACTATACTGATGCAGCCGCTGCCCCTCCGACCGGTCAACATGTATATGCTAGATCTCCACTTTCAGATTTCAAAATAGCATCGCTTGCAGAAGAGGCTGTTGACCCTTCTTATTTCAGTGGCCATCTTGACCAACATGCCCTTGCCACTGAGCAGAACTGGGCCAATCTGGCAGTGGAGCGGGAGAGAAAACCTGGATCAAGCAGTACCAGTGCATGCAGTGCAACTACTTCTGCTCCAAGCAGTGTGAGAAATGAGGGAGGAAGCGATGAAGTGGTGACTCTGGTGGTTGAGAGAAGTGGAAGCAACACAAGGTCTGAAGTAGATGATATACCagccaccaccaccactgtagAGATGCACCAGCCTCCAGCATTGATAGACACAAGAAGGCTCAGCAGAGCTAGTAAGTCCAGCAGTAGAGCTAGGTCAGATGACTTAGCAGTGTAG